From a region of the Babylonia areolata isolate BAREFJ2019XMU chromosome 21, ASM4173473v1, whole genome shotgun sequence genome:
- the LOC143296360 gene encoding uncharacterized protein LOC143296360 yields the protein MATSLEMNGLKANSFSVKDLLDLPTEGKGGMGCTSPVSRGEGTLDLSAPRGVGVGVGVGATLPTVTGSYYDASDNPYTRWLQTNEHLQYGHMTHLGMGGGGGLGGGVGGGGGQASSVGSPGAQSDTSCLEESGSEADLAHHAGLKIPSGDGPAKSDLNHSASGDNDSEKSKDSRIGSTTGGGVGGGGDSNKKRKRRVLFSKAQTYELERRFRQQRYLSAPEREHLASIIRLTPVQVKIWFQNHRYKLKRARQEKGLADINPLPSPRRVAVPVLVKDGIPCQRTPVNSSSLMKPQDPHHQHLHHNTSSSSSSSLQQQMQSSMNGMGMGMSGGAGLGGMSPLCTVPSISSYQGMGAAAAAASMSSTLAGSMNMNCSSYSGMSPVVSSMSSMNHHHHPHPHLNVPSVSSMNVNVIPGYSHPLMQPQSRWW from the exons ATGGCGACATCGCTGGAGATGAACGGTCTCAAAGCCAACAGTTTCTCCGTCAAAGACCTACTGGACTTGCccacagaggggaaggggggcatgGGCTGTACCTCCCCCGTGTCCCGGGGGGAGGGGACCTTGGATTTGTCGGCGCCCCGGGGGGTCGGGGTAGGGGTCGGGGTCGGGGCCACCCTGCCCACCGTGACTGGGTCGTATTACGACGCGAGTGATAACCCATACACGCGCTGGCTGCAGACTAATGAGCATTTACAGTACGGAC ACATGACACACCTGGGcatgggaggtggaggaggactgggaggaggagtgggaggaggagggggccaaGCCAGCTCGGTGGGCAGCCCCGGAGCCCAGAGCGACACCTCGTGCCTGGAGGAGAGCGGCAGCGAGGCGGACCTGGCCCACCACGCCGGCCTCAAGATCCCCTCCGGAGACGGCCCGGCCAAGTCGGATCTCAACCACAGCGCTAGCGGCGACAACGACAGCGAGAAGAGCAAGGACTCGAGGATCGGGTCGACGACCGGCGGCGGCGTCGGCGGCGGCGGCGACTCGAACAAGAAGCGGAAGCGGCGAGTGCTGTTCTCCAAGGCGCAGACGTACGAGCTGGAGCGGCGCTTCCGACAGCAGCGCTACCTGTCGGCCCCCGAGCGGGAGCACCTGGCCTCCATCATCCGGCTGACGCCCGTGCAG GTGAAGATCTGGTTCCAGAACCACCGCTACAAGCTGAAGCGGGCCCGCCAGGAGAAAGGCCTGGCCGACatcaaccctctcccctccccgcgGCGCGTGGCCGTGCCGGTGCTGGTCAAAGACGGCATCCCCTGCCAAAGGACCCCGGTCAATTCCTCCTCGCTCATGAAGCCGCAGGACCCACAccatcaacacctccaccacaacacttcctcgtcctcctcatccTCGCTGCAGCAACAGATGCAGTCGTCCATGAACGGGATGGGGATGGGCATGAGCGGAGGGGCGGGGCTGGGAGGGATGAGCCCCCTGTGCACGGTGCCCTCCATCAGCTCCTACCAGGGCATGGGCGCCGCCGCTGCCGCCGCCTCCATGAGCTCCACGCTGGCCGGCTCCATGAACATGAACTGCTCGTCCTACAGCGGCATGAGCCCCGTAGTCAGCTCCATGAGCTccatgaaccaccaccaccacccccacccccacctcaacgtGCCCAGCGTCAGCAGCATGAACGTCAACGTCATCCCGGGCTACAGCCACCCTCTGATGCAGCCGCAGTCGCGTTGGTGGTGA